The following are encoded in a window of Brevibacillus sp. DP1.3A genomic DNA:
- a CDS encoding PLP-dependent aminotransferase family protein, with protein sequence MLDISPRFVEGSEPLYQQLYRYFCTEIQGRRLISGTRLPSVRALSGFLQVSKTTVESAYHQLMAEGYIESRERSGFYVVDVDWDGPVPVPAGKGQQPIKPAHVQTPPLTPSPVPVQYDFYQARVDAEHFPFDRWRKYTNQCMQEENKHVLYYGDRQGEPQLREELARYLGRARGVQATPEQIVIGAGTQVIISLLGFLFGIRGQAVAMEEPGYHGVRAVFSHLGYDMRPIKLAEDGIDVEALSESGAQLVYITPSHQDPSGIVMPYAKRLKLLHWANQTGSYIMEDDYDGEFRYHGKPIPSLQGLDTQGRVIYLGTFSKALLPSIRMSYMVLPQALLAVYQEKLVDFDQSASRIHQETLALFMKNGDWERHIRKMRTLYRKKHGALLQCLQEHFGAYIRIKGQDAGLSVTVEVKSGSTPQQLTQIAAASGVRVYPIAHKWVHPQENGLPAFQFGFGGQTIEEIEGGIRLLKRAWEPYLQVEWENKNPIQGIG encoded by the coding sequence GTGCTAGATATTAGTCCCCGCTTCGTAGAAGGGAGCGAGCCTCTCTATCAACAGCTTTATCGCTATTTTTGTACAGAAATCCAAGGGAGGCGCTTGATCTCCGGGACGCGTCTGCCTTCTGTTCGGGCGTTGAGCGGGTTTTTGCAAGTGAGCAAAACGACTGTCGAGAGCGCCTATCACCAGCTCATGGCAGAAGGCTACATCGAGAGTCGGGAGCGCAGCGGATTTTATGTGGTCGATGTGGACTGGGATGGGCCAGTGCCTGTACCCGCAGGGAAAGGGCAGCAACCAATTAAACCGGCTCACGTCCAAACGCCTCCACTTACGCCCTCACCAGTCCCGGTCCAATATGATTTTTACCAAGCGCGCGTAGATGCCGAGCACTTTCCTTTTGACCGTTGGCGTAAGTACACCAACCAATGCATGCAGGAAGAAAACAAGCATGTGCTCTACTACGGCGACCGACAAGGCGAGCCGCAGCTGCGGGAGGAGCTCGCACGCTATCTCGGACGAGCTCGAGGTGTACAAGCTACGCCAGAGCAAATTGTGATCGGTGCGGGAACGCAAGTGATAATCAGCTTATTGGGGTTCTTATTCGGAATACGGGGACAGGCTGTTGCGATGGAAGAGCCGGGTTATCACGGTGTTCGTGCCGTGTTTTCCCATTTGGGCTATGATATGCGACCGATCAAACTGGCGGAGGATGGGATTGATGTGGAAGCGCTCAGTGAAAGTGGAGCGCAGCTAGTTTATATCACACCATCTCATCAGGACCCTTCTGGAATTGTCATGCCATATGCCAAACGGCTAAAGCTGCTACACTGGGCGAATCAGACGGGGAGCTACATCATGGAGGATGACTACGATGGTGAGTTTCGCTATCATGGCAAGCCGATTCCTTCCCTTCAAGGGCTGGATACGCAGGGACGCGTCATTTATTTGGGGACGTTCTCCAAGGCTTTGCTGCCGTCGATTCGGATGAGCTATATGGTTTTGCCCCAAGCATTATTGGCGGTGTATCAGGAGAAATTGGTGGATTTTGATCAGTCGGCATCCCGTATTCATCAGGAGACGCTGGCCTTGTTCATGAAAAATGGCGATTGGGAGCGGCATATTCGCAAGATGCGGACGCTTTACCGCAAAAAGCATGGGGCGCTGCTTCAGTGCTTGCAGGAACACTTTGGGGCGTACATCCGGATCAAGGGTCAGGATGCCGGGCTGTCTGTGACGGTAGAAGTGAAAAGTGGGAGCACTCCGCAACAGTTGACGCAAATTGCGGCTGCATCAGGCGTTCGTGTCTATCCAATTGCACATAAATGGGTTCATCCACAGGAAAATGGACTTCCGGCTTTTCAGTTCGGCTTCGGAGGGCAGACCATCGAGGAGATTGAGGGGGGAATTCGTCTGTTGAAACGTGCATGGGAGCCTTATTTGCAAGTGGAATGGGAAAATAAAAACCCAATCCAAGGGATCGGGTGA
- a CDS encoding ABC transporter ATP-binding protein, with product MALLELTNVHTYYGGIHALKGLSITVNEGEVVTLIGSNGAGKSTTLKTICAQTRAKEGKVIFNGKDITQMRTHDIALAGIAHVPEGRRIFPKLTVRENLEMGAFSVSDKKVIEEGIERAFAYFPRLKERASQKGGTMSGGEQQMLAIARGLMMKPKILMLDEPSMGLAPILVEQIFDIVTELNKEGMTILLVEQNANQALSVAHRGYVIQTGEIILQDDAQTLLMNPQVREAYLA from the coding sequence ATGGCATTGCTAGAGCTGACTAACGTTCATACGTATTATGGCGGCATCCACGCATTAAAAGGATTGAGCATAACGGTAAACGAAGGCGAAGTGGTGACGCTGATCGGTTCCAACGGGGCAGGTAAATCGACCACGTTGAAAACGATTTGTGCGCAGACCCGTGCCAAAGAAGGAAAAGTCATCTTTAATGGCAAAGACATTACGCAGATGCGTACACATGATATTGCCTTAGCAGGAATCGCCCACGTTCCGGAAGGTCGCCGCATTTTTCCAAAGCTGACCGTACGCGAGAATTTGGAGATGGGTGCCTTCAGTGTATCCGATAAAAAGGTGATTGAAGAAGGAATCGAGCGTGCCTTTGCTTACTTTCCGCGACTGAAGGAACGGGCTAGTCAAAAAGGTGGCACGATGTCCGGGGGCGAGCAGCAAATGCTGGCGATTGCTCGTGGACTGATGATGAAGCCAAAAATTCTCATGCTCGATGAACCGTCGATGGGATTGGCGCCGATTCTGGTGGAGCAGATTTTTGACATCGTTACGGAGTTGAACAAGGAAGGCATGACGATTCTCTTGGTCGAGCAAAATGCGAATCAGGCGCTGTCTGTCGCGCATCGCGGTTATGTGATTCAGACAGGTGAAATTATTTTGCAAGATGACGCCCAGACATTATTGATGAATCCGCAGGTAAGAGAGGCGTATTTGGCGTAA
- a CDS encoding ABC transporter ATP-binding protein, with protein MALLEAKNLTKRFGGLVANQDVSIDIEKGSITAVIGPNGAGKTTFFNMITGFYEPDEGEILLNGKSIKKLRPDQIASRGITRTFQNIRLFKEMTALENVMVGVHSRLSAGILGILFNSKRVRQEEERTRVEAYQLMEYVGIAHIANEAAGSLPYGLQRRLEIARAMATNPQIILLDEPAAGMNPRETVEMTDFIRRLKKELDLTIILIEHDMKLVMGLSEYIHVLDYGRKIAEGTPEQIRNNPNVIEAYLGKSASDVS; from the coding sequence ATGGCATTGTTAGAGGCAAAAAATTTAACGAAGCGCTTTGGTGGCTTGGTAGCCAATCAAGACGTCTCGATTGACATCGAAAAAGGAAGCATTACGGCGGTCATCGGTCCGAATGGAGCCGGAAAAACGACTTTTTTCAATATGATTACCGGATTTTACGAGCCAGACGAGGGAGAAATCCTGCTGAATGGCAAAAGTATCAAGAAGCTTCGTCCTGATCAGATCGCGAGTCGCGGTATCACCCGCACCTTTCAAAACATTCGTCTATTCAAAGAAATGACGGCATTGGAAAATGTCATGGTGGGTGTGCATAGCCGCTTATCGGCTGGAATTCTCGGAATCTTGTTCAACTCCAAACGTGTACGCCAGGAGGAAGAGCGGACGCGCGTCGAGGCTTATCAGCTCATGGAGTATGTCGGGATCGCGCATATTGCCAATGAAGCAGCAGGGAGTCTGCCTTACGGGTTGCAACGACGATTGGAAATAGCCCGGGCGATGGCGACCAATCCGCAAATTATTTTGCTCGACGAACCAGCGGCAGGGATGAACCCTCGTGAGACGGTTGAGATGACGGATTTTATTCGTCGGCTGAAAAAAGAGCTCGATTTGACGATTATTTTGATCGAGCATGATATGAAGCTGGTCATGGGACTTAGCGAATACATTCACGTGCTGGATTACGGGAGAAAAATTGCAGAAGGAACACCCGAACAAATCCGCAACAACCCTAACGTCATTGAGGCCTATCTCGGAAAAAGTGCGTCGGACGTGTCGTAG
- a CDS encoding branched-chain amino acid ABC transporter permease, which yields MANLAWKSFKGIPLVFTLIWIVAFSAALYLMDKSVIAFLGILSSIVLVYYTNASKTIKMVIGAVVLLLIIPLVAGENRYYMEVASQVGIYVAMALGLNIVVGFAGLLDLGYVAFFAAGAYAYAIFSTSQANEFIAGNLFPLSGEWFWPFLIVGLIVAAVFGILLGLPVLRVKGDYLAIVTLGFGEIIRIVFNNLDKPINITNGPQGITPIPSPELFGIKMGTPFYFYFIVLFVIAFIVLANIRFEHSRLGRAWIAVREDELAAQSMGISLLNTKLAAFALGASFAGVVGVIFAAKQTFIDPTSFTLMESIGILVMVILGGSGSIPGVVLGAAFVTILQVQLLKEFSNFLHGLQNSGLISLPNQLDPSKFQRLIFGIMLILVALYRPNGLIPAKRKKNDLDSIKNSEFGKEKLGILGRLSQLTSGKQS from the coding sequence ATGGCAAATCTCGCTTGGAAATCATTCAAAGGCATTCCGCTCGTATTCACGTTGATCTGGATTGTAGCTTTTTCTGCCGCGTTGTACCTCATGGATAAATCGGTCATCGCGTTTCTCGGCATTCTTTCTTCTATTGTGCTTGTCTATTACACCAATGCTTCCAAAACGATCAAAATGGTGATTGGTGCTGTGGTTCTCCTTCTGATCATTCCGTTGGTAGCGGGTGAAAACCGATACTACATGGAAGTAGCTTCACAGGTAGGAATCTACGTAGCGATGGCTTTGGGCTTGAATATCGTAGTAGGCTTTGCTGGTCTGCTTGACTTGGGTTACGTCGCATTTTTTGCAGCCGGGGCGTATGCGTACGCGATTTTCTCGACCTCGCAAGCGAATGAGTTTATTGCAGGGAATCTCTTCCCGCTCTCCGGTGAGTGGTTTTGGCCATTTCTCATTGTCGGCTTGATTGTGGCCGCTGTTTTCGGAATATTGCTAGGATTGCCAGTTCTCAGAGTAAAAGGGGATTACCTCGCGATCGTGACCTTGGGCTTCGGTGAAATCATTCGCATTGTCTTCAACAACCTGGACAAGCCCATCAACATCACCAACGGTCCGCAGGGAATCACGCCGATTCCGTCTCCAGAGCTGTTTGGGATCAAAATGGGGACGCCGTTTTACTTTTACTTCATCGTCTTGTTTGTAATTGCCTTTATCGTTTTGGCGAATATACGCTTTGAGCATTCGCGTTTGGGACGTGCATGGATTGCAGTACGTGAGGATGAGCTGGCTGCCCAGTCCATGGGGATTTCCCTGTTGAATACCAAGCTTGCTGCATTTGCATTGGGTGCTTCCTTCGCTGGTGTCGTGGGTGTTATCTTTGCGGCCAAGCAGACGTTTATCGATCCGACCTCCTTTACACTGATGGAATCGATCGGGATCTTGGTCATGGTTATTCTGGGTGGTAGTGGCAGCATTCCAGGCGTTGTGCTTGGTGCCGCTTTTGTCACGATCTTGCAGGTACAGCTGTTAAAAGAATTCTCCAACTTCCTGCACGGTTTACAAAATTCGGGGCTCATCAGTTTACCCAACCAGCTGGACCCATCCAAGTTCCAGCGACTCATTTTCGGTATCATGCTCATTCTCGTAGCCTTGTATCGCCCTAACGGATTGATTCCAGCCAAACGGAAGAAAAACGATCTCGATTCGATCAAAAATAGCGAGTTTGGCAAAGAAAAGCTGGGGATTCTCGGCAGACTGTCGCAATTGACTTCTGGAAAACAGTCATAG
- a CDS encoding branched-chain amino acid ABC transporter permease has protein sequence MLAPFPRENKSSQRNECRKFVQVYKRNEGWESMINILPQVLVDGLTLGFMYAVVALGYTMVYGILEIINFAHGDIFMVGAFIGTEVLLISDALGALEGMNPFVALFITLIIAMVLTGALGVGIERIAYRPLRGAPRLVPLISAIGVSFLLQDLVRFTEALARNEFYLNSPALFTGSIPLGSIATIPTKGLIVIVIAIVMMIALTLFVNKTKWGIAMRAVAQDQSTASLMTINVNKVIMLTFLIGSSLGGATGVLFAQNYGTIDPYIGFILGLKAFTAAVLGGIGNLRGAMIGGVLLGLLESLSGAFMGPLTNGAFGAEYKDVFAFSILILVLLFKPEGLFGEAVKEKV, from the coding sequence GTGTTGGCCCCTTTTCCACGAGAAAACAAGTCCAGTCAAAGGAATGAATGCAGAAAATTTGTACAAGTTTACAAGAGAAATGAGGGATGGGAAAGCATGATCAACATTTTGCCTCAGGTGTTGGTTGACGGATTGACACTTGGATTTATGTACGCAGTCGTGGCTTTAGGCTACACAATGGTTTACGGGATTTTGGAAATTATCAACTTTGCCCATGGAGACATTTTCATGGTCGGAGCCTTTATCGGTACAGAGGTATTATTGATCTCTGATGCGCTAGGGGCACTTGAAGGTATGAATCCATTTGTCGCACTTTTCATAACACTCATAATTGCCATGGTATTAACTGGTGCTTTGGGGGTAGGAATTGAGAGGATTGCCTATCGACCATTGCGCGGAGCACCTCGTCTTGTGCCATTGATCTCGGCGATTGGCGTTTCGTTTTTGCTACAAGACCTCGTACGGTTTACAGAAGCACTAGCTCGTAATGAGTTTTATCTGAACAGTCCCGCTCTTTTTACAGGTTCGATTCCATTAGGAAGTATTGCTACGATTCCAACAAAAGGATTGATCGTAATTGTAATTGCGATCGTCATGATGATTGCGTTGACGTTGTTTGTGAATAAAACAAAGTGGGGAATCGCCATGCGCGCCGTTGCACAAGACCAGAGTACGGCTTCGCTGATGACCATAAATGTAAACAAAGTAATCATGCTTACGTTTTTGATTGGATCCAGTCTGGGTGGCGCGACAGGTGTTCTGTTTGCGCAAAACTACGGGACGATCGATCCGTATATCGGTTTTATCCTCGGTCTAAAAGCATTTACAGCTGCCGTACTCGGCGGGATTGGGAACCTGCGTGGCGCGATGATCGGTGGCGTGCTCCTCGGTCTTCTGGAATCCCTGTCTGGTGCCTTTATGGGGCCGTTGACCAACGGAGCCTTTGGTGCAGAATACAAAGATGTGTTTGCGTTCAGTATTTTAATTCTCGTGCTTCTCTTCAAGCCGGAAGGATTGTTTGGCGAAGCTGTAAAAGAGAAAGTGTAG
- a CDS encoding branched-chain amino acid ABC transporter substrate-binding protein: MKKRSYVGVLSAVLAASMALTGCAGNSNSSGGSNASGGQSQPAPGNSGGGTTEGGLIKIATQSPLSGSNSAVGDAIKTGAGYALEKRKEEFKALGFDLQLFPQDDQGDPKIGVSNAEMLISDPDVYGVVGHYNTGVAIPSSVKYEEGKLVMVSPANTGVKLTEEGKKTVHRICARDDAQGPKAALYAKNTLGVKTAYIIHDKTAYGQGLSDQVKMQFEKDGVQILGFEGITQGEKDYSAVLNQVTVKNPDIIFFGGLYPEGGIMIKQAREKGFKGYFMGGDGLDSSDMIKIAGDAVEGVVFTSVAGDVTQTEEGKKWAEEYKKVTNKPLETYSVYGFDSMNVILNGVLEATKANGGKKPTREQVLDAVHKTKDFQGQFTKVTFDDKGDNTNADVFIYKFDKDKSIFVGKAE, translated from the coding sequence ATGAAAAAGCGTTCTTATGTCGGGGTTTTATCTGCGGTATTGGCTGCGAGTATGGCATTAACAGGTTGCGCAGGAAACAGTAATTCAAGCGGCGGAAGTAACGCAAGCGGGGGGCAAAGTCAGCCAGCTCCAGGCAACAGCGGTGGCGGAACAACCGAGGGAGGCCTCATCAAGATTGCCACACAATCCCCACTGTCCGGGAGCAATTCCGCTGTAGGAGATGCGATTAAAACAGGCGCTGGTTACGCTCTCGAAAAGCGTAAGGAAGAGTTTAAAGCCCTTGGCTTTGATCTCCAGCTTTTCCCTCAGGATGATCAAGGCGACCCGAAAATCGGGGTATCCAATGCGGAGATGCTTATCTCTGACCCTGATGTGTACGGTGTAGTTGGGCACTATAACACAGGTGTTGCCATTCCATCGTCTGTGAAGTACGAGGAAGGTAAGCTGGTCATGGTATCCCCAGCAAACACAGGGGTGAAGCTCACGGAGGAAGGCAAGAAAACCGTTCATCGAATCTGTGCTCGCGATGACGCGCAAGGACCAAAGGCTGCTCTTTATGCAAAAAATACACTTGGTGTAAAAACGGCCTATATTATCCATGATAAGACAGCATACGGCCAAGGTCTGAGCGATCAAGTGAAGATGCAATTCGAAAAGGACGGGGTCCAAATCCTTGGCTTCGAGGGCATAACCCAGGGCGAAAAGGACTACAGCGCGGTACTTAACCAGGTAACGGTGAAAAACCCGGACATCATCTTTTTCGGCGGCCTTTATCCAGAAGGTGGAATTATGATCAAACAAGCTCGTGAAAAAGGATTTAAGGGTTATTTTATGGGTGGCGACGGCTTGGATTCTTCTGATATGATAAAAATAGCCGGTGATGCTGTCGAAGGTGTAGTCTTTACGTCAGTAGCAGGGGACGTAACGCAAACCGAAGAGGGCAAGAAATGGGCTGAAGAGTACAAAAAAGTCACAAACAAGCCTCTGGAAACTTATTCCGTCTACGGTTTCGACTCCATGAACGTCATCCTCAATGGTGTCTTGGAAGCTACCAAAGCGAACGGAGGCAAAAAACCAACCCGCGAGCAAGTCCTTGATGCAGTCCACAAAACCAAAGATTTTCAGGGTCAATTTACCAAGGTTACCTTTGATGACAAAGGTGACAACACAAATGCAGATGTATTCATTTACAAGTTTGACAAAGACAAATCCATTTTCGTAGGCAAGGCCGAGTAA
- a CDS encoding adenine deaminase C-terminal domain-containing protein — protein sequence MRVRAISDHDYLHMIRVSRRQAPASLWIKGASVLNVYTKEWQEYHVVVAGERIAYVGEKEPLVDDQTVIMEAAGQYLVPGYIEPHAHPFQWYNPYTLADFALQTGTTGMMSDSLMLMHLPFSETAAIMDSLVAHPVKQFFWGRLDPQTGKAHPAFTKESLARMLEHPRVIQGGELTNWGGVLQEDETLLFGLKHTRDLGKRMEGHHPGASYETLNIAAAAGVTACHEAIHAEDLLSRIRLGMYATLRHSSIRPDLPELVKGWLALGMPWSSRMMLTSDGSTPPMHRDGFMNSTIRVAIEAGMPPEEAYVMATLNPAVYYGLDAEIGGIAPGRIADMLLLTAKDQPTPSIVIANGQRVAEKGTLLVPTVQPQWDQASLRLTDPLKKQAHPDWFRLRPDEDGKAPVLQMLNAVITRLSLEDMPVDKDGYVSLQHDSQLALIATIDATGGKRTLAVLRGFGEHLEGLASTYSASGDWIVIGRNPQAMAQALERIREIKGGVVLIDEGKIICECPLPLAGKFTSAPMEEVISMGENLVNQLRSKGHVHLDPIYSILFFTATHLPYARLTANGIVDIKSGQIVVPALPLP from the coding sequence ATGCGCGTACGAGCCATATCCGATCATGATTACTTGCACATGATTCGCGTGAGCAGACGTCAGGCACCGGCAAGCCTCTGGATAAAAGGCGCAAGCGTTCTGAATGTGTATACAAAAGAATGGCAAGAGTATCATGTCGTAGTGGCAGGGGAACGTATTGCTTATGTAGGAGAAAAAGAGCCGTTGGTCGATGATCAGACCGTGATCATGGAGGCGGCTGGGCAATATCTCGTGCCGGGTTACATCGAGCCACACGCGCATCCGTTTCAATGGTACAACCCTTACACGTTGGCTGACTTTGCTCTACAAACGGGAACGACTGGAATGATGTCGGATTCGTTAATGCTCATGCATCTGCCTTTTTCGGAAACAGCAGCGATCATGGATTCTCTGGTAGCACATCCGGTAAAGCAATTTTTCTGGGGCAGACTCGATCCGCAGACAGGGAAAGCTCATCCGGCGTTCACCAAGGAAAGCTTGGCGCGAATGCTGGAGCATCCACGCGTGATTCAGGGTGGGGAGTTGACGAATTGGGGCGGTGTTTTACAAGAGGATGAGACGCTGCTTTTTGGTTTGAAACATACGCGGGACTTGGGGAAAAGGATGGAGGGGCATCATCCGGGAGCTTCTTACGAGACCTTGAACATTGCCGCTGCAGCCGGCGTAACAGCTTGTCATGAGGCCATCCATGCAGAAGATTTGCTGTCGCGTATCCGTTTAGGTATGTATGCGACACTGCGCCATTCCTCCATTCGCCCTGATCTGCCGGAGCTGGTGAAAGGGTGGCTTGCGCTGGGGATGCCATGGTCATCACGGATGATGCTGACATCAGATGGAAGTACGCCGCCGATGCATCGTGACGGGTTCATGAATAGTACGATCCGCGTGGCCATCGAAGCGGGGATGCCGCCAGAGGAAGCGTATGTTATGGCGACGCTGAACCCGGCTGTCTATTACGGGCTGGACGCGGAGATCGGAGGAATTGCTCCGGGCCGAATCGCGGATATGCTGTTGTTGACGGCAAAGGATCAACCGACACCATCCATCGTGATTGCAAATGGACAACGGGTGGCAGAAAAGGGAACCCTACTCGTCCCAACCGTTCAGCCACAATGGGATCAAGCTTCGTTACGTTTGACAGATCCGTTGAAAAAGCAGGCACATCCTGATTGGTTCCGCCTGCGGCCAGATGAAGATGGAAAGGCCCCTGTGTTACAGATGCTGAATGCCGTTATCACACGGTTGTCGCTAGAGGATATGCCCGTTGATAAGGATGGTTATGTATCTTTGCAGCACGATTCGCAGTTGGCGCTGATTGCCACCATCGATGCGACTGGCGGCAAACGAACATTAGCAGTGCTTCGTGGCTTCGGTGAGCATCTTGAAGGGCTGGCTAGCACCTATTCCGCGTCTGGCGACTGGATCGTAATCGGACGCAATCCCCAAGCGATGGCGCAAGCATTGGAGCGTATTCGGGAAATAAAAGGCGGGGTCGTCCTGATCGATGAAGGAAAAATTATCTGCGAATGCCCATTGCCTCTTGCTGGAAAATTCACGTCTGCGCCCATGGAGGAAGTGATCAGTATGGGTGAAAATTTGGTAAATCAGCTCCGGTCCAAAGGCCATGTCCATCTCGATCCGATTTATTCGATTTTGTTTTTTACCGCTACTCACTTGCCGTATGCGCGTCTTACAGCAAATGGCATTGTCGACATTAAGAGTGGGCAAATCGTCGTTCCGGCACTCCCTTTACCTTGA
- a CDS encoding DUF2892 domain-containing protein produces the protein MHKNVGRTDAMIRMTGGLLGLAYGIGRMSRRPYNAPWLLMAFSAMQVAEGATRFCPMYAAMGINTTKGNGMQGMMDQLKKKGVQMAVNQFTRSMNIAPIKDTSNNQDDASNTPSTTNKTNIQYSASPQSSANQEKQPINNQQNTELTPEDQLLEKAAREFISFRSQENNNSSNRYPTYT, from the coding sequence ATGCATAAAAACGTAGGTAGAACTGACGCGATGATTCGCATGACTGGCGGTCTCTTAGGCTTGGCATACGGCATCGGAAGAATGAGTCGTCGCCCATACAATGCACCATGGCTGCTCATGGCTTTTTCAGCAATGCAAGTAGCAGAAGGAGCTACGCGCTTTTGTCCGATGTACGCTGCGATGGGCATCAATACGACAAAAGGGAATGGCATGCAGGGCATGATGGATCAGCTCAAGAAAAAAGGCGTGCAGATGGCGGTCAATCAGTTTACGCGCTCCATGAATATTGCGCCCATCAAAGACACGAGCAACAACCAAGATGATGCGAGCAATACTCCATCAACCACCAACAAGACAAACATACAGTATTCTGCAAGCCCACAATCATCAGCGAACCAGGAAAAACAACCAATCAACAATCAGCAAAACACGGAGCTTACCCCTGAGGATCAACTTCTTGAAAAGGCGGCAAGAGAGTTCATCTCTTTTCGTTCCCAAGAAAATAACAACAGCAGCAATCGCTACCCCACGTACACATAA
- a CDS encoding EYxxD motif small membrane protein, with amino-acid sequence MLVGSQMYEWMSHNFFVIATIIGVIGVMGYYFFRTSRRKGRYRQ; translated from the coding sequence ATGCTTGTCGGCTCCCAGATGTATGAATGGATGTCCCATAACTTCTTTGTTATTGCCACGATCATTGGCGTCATCGGGGTGATGGGATATTACTTCTTTCGGACGTCGAGAAGAAAAGGAAGATATCGTCAGTAA
- a CDS encoding MarR family winged helix-turn-helix transcriptional regulator, with the protein MIHYVSLFLKEFDLTTEQFAVLYRLREEEGINQKELAQRSAKDQPSMTRILDTLAKKGFIEKTLSEQDRRAYIITLSPKGREWIEQAIPVEAHAVADILEGISPEKLAFLREILLEINENINRKTTD; encoded by the coding sequence ATGATTCATTATGTTTCCCTTTTTTTAAAGGAGTTTGATTTGACCACGGAGCAGTTTGCTGTCCTTTATCGGCTACGAGAAGAAGAGGGCATCAATCAAAAAGAGCTGGCCCAGCGCTCGGCCAAGGATCAGCCTTCCATGACACGTATTTTAGACACACTCGCCAAAAAAGGCTTTATTGAAAAGACATTGAGCGAACAAGACCGCCGCGCCTACATCATTACCCTTTCCCCGAAAGGACGGGAATGGATTGAGCAGGCGATTCCTGTAGAGGCTCATGCCGTTGCAGACATTTTGGAAGGGATCTCTCCTGAAAAGCTGGCCTTCTTGCGAGAAATCTTGCTGGAGATTAACGAGAACATCAATAGAAAAACGACAGACTAG
- a CDS encoding MFS transporter — translation MGESRERLWTRDFVLLTVCNLLLFLTVQMQTPTFPAYVKEAYQANDFVVSLVISLFSLAAVIARVFTGEALKTKSSKLLAIVALGFVAIFSAGYYWAGSLVFFLLLRILVGIGFGMGSTTFPTIVSNVIPTKRIGEGMGYFGLSTSLAMALGPLIGLGLLNWFGFGSMLMVLVLLVAIIFPLMHFIRAYNQLPVSSGNAQTVTGIRRFYDKKLLLPAGLNFCLSITYGGILSFLALYGKEAHIENVGWFFLTNALAMVLVRPFSGKLYDRKGHIAVLPPGAIFVGVSLLLLSLTTTESLLLVSAAFYGLGYGMIQPSIQAWMVKVVTPEQRGMANGLFFNSIDLGIAVGSVLLGVIATHSSYSVMYRWSATCLLLFLIVYFLSQLAAAKAKKAAVASENVGM, via the coding sequence TTGGGAGAGAGTAGAGAGAGACTGTGGACGAGAGATTTTGTCCTGTTAACTGTATGCAATTTGTTGTTGTTTCTCACTGTTCAAATGCAGACCCCTACCTTTCCTGCCTATGTGAAGGAAGCGTATCAGGCCAATGATTTTGTCGTCAGCCTGGTCATTAGCTTGTTTTCACTTGCAGCAGTGATCGCAAGGGTGTTTACCGGGGAAGCATTGAAAACGAAAAGCAGTAAGCTCTTGGCGATCGTAGCACTTGGATTCGTCGCGATTTTTAGCGCAGGCTATTACTGGGCGGGAAGCCTTGTTTTCTTTCTTCTGTTGCGAATCTTGGTCGGCATCGGCTTTGGGATGGGAAGCACGACCTTTCCGACGATTGTCTCCAATGTGATTCCTACCAAACGGATCGGCGAAGGCATGGGGTATTTCGGCTTATCGACCAGCTTGGCAATGGCACTCGGCCCATTGATTGGACTTGGCCTGTTGAATTGGTTTGGATTCGGATCGATGCTCATGGTTCTCGTGTTGTTAGTTGCCATTATTTTTCCGTTGATGCATTTTATCCGCGCCTACAATCAGCTTCCTGTGTCGTCCGGGAACGCCCAAACTGTCACAGGCATTCGACGTTTTTATGATAAAAAACTGCTGCTTCCGGCTGGATTGAATTTTTGTTTGTCTATTACGTATGGCGGGATTCTCAGCTTTTTGGCCTTGTACGGAAAAGAAGCCCACATTGAGAATGTCGGCTGGTTTTTCCTTACGAATGCACTAGCGATGGTGTTGGTTCGTCCGTTTTCCGGCAAGCTGTATGATCGCAAAGGCCACATTGCCGTCCTGCCTCCCGGTGCGATTTTCGTCGGGGTCAGCCTCTTGCTCCTGTCCCTGACAACGACAGAGTCCCTGCTTCTCGTCTCTGCTGCCTTCTACGGGCTTGGCTACGGCATGATTCAGCCATCTATCCAGGCGTGGATGGTGAAGGTCGTCACACCTGAGCAACGCGGCATGGCGAACGGACTGTTCTTTAATTCCATCGATCTGGGTATCGCGGTCGGCTCTGTGCTCCTCGGCGTCATCGCGACACATTCGAGCTACTCTGTCATGTACCGCTGGTCGGCAACGTGCTTGCTGCTGTTCCTCATTGTTTATTTCCTTTCGCAGCTGGCTGCGGCCAAAGCGAAAAAAGCGGCGGTTGCGAGTGAGAACGTTGGTATGTAA